A DNA window from Phragmites australis chromosome 11, lpPhrAust1.1, whole genome shotgun sequence contains the following coding sequences:
- the LOC133884429 gene encoding uncharacterized protein LOC133884429 isoform X1: MAAATSSIFSSTPPRRLPFPLARKPLAGPGPKALTLSSQKLLRLPCPPASSAPSTPPPPPDPEGTEKPDPIKLAFARAAAYKKERDSPAPPPPPPKPPTEASVEGSGSKEAFKRALEYRNGNGEGEGVGGGGSALPGGSPVFGRSTLLGQDGAFGKVSNKKGEYEYDETDFLGLDFFEKKRYKGPPPGLAPAIDPLTDEDFPEVEIIIGDPSKFEKSRRSTEIQPVVDNEPEKTSRSTTSEPNEDDKVEKAPPSTVVEQEEDENAEVYKPTVRSWGMFPRPQNISKAYGGGRNIRRGGETQSAEEKAAKDKRTRELISAYRNRQNMIIDAKTKAECTEALREGDALMNTGRLKQALPYYEKVMKAVDFKTELHGMAALQWSICLDSLCRSKEAMSMYSKLKNHPNSEISKKANMFMFSFQAMDFMKVSSTPLPKSTGYETYFNKFRGQKNYYASLDEPDVGIDQIIPYMLFLVSPIFLVAFVALRKSFQL, encoded by the exons ATGGCCGCGGCgacctcctccatcttctcctccacgcccccgcgccgcctccccttcCCTCTAGCCCGCAAGCCCCTCGCCGGCCCCGGCCCCAAGGCCCTCACTCTATCATCACAGAAGCTCCTCCGTCTCCCGTGCCCACCCGCTTCGTCCGCCCCAtccacgccgccgcctccgcccgaCCCCGAGGGGACTGAGAAGCCGGACCCCATCAAGCTCGCGttcgcccgcgccgccgcctatAAGAAGGAGAGGGACAGCCcggcgccgcccccgccgccgccgaagccgCCGACGGAGGCTTCGGTCGAGGGGTCGGGTAGCAAGGAGGCCTTCAAGCGGGCGCTGGAGTACAGGAACGGAAACGGGGAAGGAGAGGGTGTGGGTGGTGGTGGCTCCGCTCTTCCCGGGGGATCGCCGGTTTTCG gtCGAAGCACCTTACTTGGTCAAGATGGTGCATTTGGCAAAGTTTCAAATAAGAAGGGAGAGTATGAGTATGATGAGACAGATTTTTTGGGCCTTGacttttttgagaaaaaacgTTATAAAGGTCCACCCCCTGGGCTGGCTCCAGCTATTGACCCTTTAACAGATGAAGATTTTCCTGAGGTGGAGATAATAATTGGAGACCCTAGCAAATTTGAGAAGTCTCGTCGCTCAACAGAAATTCAACCGGTAGTCGACAATGAGCCAGAGAAAACTTCACGATCAACAACCagtgaaccaaatgaagatgacaAGGTTGAGAAAGCACCTCCTTCAACTGTTGttgaacaagaagaagatgaaaatGCAGAAGTTTATAAACCCACGGTTAGGTCGTGGGGAATGTTTCCTAGGCCACAAAATATTTCAAAGGCG TATGGTGGTGGAAGAAATATACGCCGTGGTGGAGAGACTCAAAGTGCTGAAGAAAAGGCAGCCAAGGATAAGCGCACCAGAGAGCTAATATCTGCATATAGGAATCGACAAAACATGATAATCGATGCAAAGACAAAGGCAGAGTGCACCGAG GCTTTGAGGGAAGGTGATGCGCTGATGAATACTGGAAGGCTTAAACAAGCATTGCCTTATTATGAAAAAGTGATGAAGGCTGTGGACTTTAAG ACTgaacttcatggaatggctgcCTTGCAGTGGTCCATCTGTCTAGATTCACTCTGCAG GTCCAAGGAAGCAATGAGCATGTATAGCAAACTCAAAAACCATCCAAACTCTGAGATTAGCaagaaagcaaacatgtttATGTTCAGCTTTCAG GCAATGGATTTTATGAAGGTCAGCAGCACACCTTTGCCCAAAAGCACGGGCTACGAGACGTACTTCAACAAATTTCGCGGCCAGAAGAATTACTACGCTAGTCTAGACGAACCTGACGTGGGAATCGACCAGATCATCCCATACATGTTATTTCTTGTTTCCCCTATATTTCTAGTTGCTTTTGTTGCTCTGAGAAAATCCTTTCAACTATAA
- the LOC133884429 gene encoding uncharacterized protein LOC133884429 isoform X2: MAAATSSIFSSTPPRRLPFPLARKPLAGPGPKALTLSSQKLLRLPCPPASSAPSTPPPPPDPEGTEKPDPIKLAFARAAAYKKERDSPAPPPPPPKPPTEASVEGSGSKEAFKRALEYRNGNGEGEGVGGGGSALPGGSPVFGRSTLLGQDGAFGKVSNKKGEYEYDETDFLGLDFFEKKRYKGPPPGLAPAIDPLTDEDFPEVEIIIGDPSKFEKSRRSTEIQPVVDNEPEKTSRSTTSEPNEDDKVEKAPPSTVVEQEEDENAEVYKPTVRSWGMFPRPQNISKAYGGGRNIRRGGETQSAEEKAAKDKRTRELISAYRNRQNMIIDAKTKAECTETELHGMAALQWSICLDSLCRSKEAMSMYSKLKNHPNSEISKKANMFMFSFQAMDFMKVSSTPLPKSTGYETYFNKFRGQKNYYASLDEPDVGIDQIIPYMLFLVSPIFLVAFVALRKSFQL; this comes from the exons ATGGCCGCGGCgacctcctccatcttctcctccacgcccccgcgccgcctccccttcCCTCTAGCCCGCAAGCCCCTCGCCGGCCCCGGCCCCAAGGCCCTCACTCTATCATCACAGAAGCTCCTCCGTCTCCCGTGCCCACCCGCTTCGTCCGCCCCAtccacgccgccgcctccgcccgaCCCCGAGGGGACTGAGAAGCCGGACCCCATCAAGCTCGCGttcgcccgcgccgccgcctatAAGAAGGAGAGGGACAGCCcggcgccgcccccgccgccgccgaagccgCCGACGGAGGCTTCGGTCGAGGGGTCGGGTAGCAAGGAGGCCTTCAAGCGGGCGCTGGAGTACAGGAACGGAAACGGGGAAGGAGAGGGTGTGGGTGGTGGTGGCTCCGCTCTTCCCGGGGGATCGCCGGTTTTCG gtCGAAGCACCTTACTTGGTCAAGATGGTGCATTTGGCAAAGTTTCAAATAAGAAGGGAGAGTATGAGTATGATGAGACAGATTTTTTGGGCCTTGacttttttgagaaaaaacgTTATAAAGGTCCACCCCCTGGGCTGGCTCCAGCTATTGACCCTTTAACAGATGAAGATTTTCCTGAGGTGGAGATAATAATTGGAGACCCTAGCAAATTTGAGAAGTCTCGTCGCTCAACAGAAATTCAACCGGTAGTCGACAATGAGCCAGAGAAAACTTCACGATCAACAACCagtgaaccaaatgaagatgacaAGGTTGAGAAAGCACCTCCTTCAACTGTTGttgaacaagaagaagatgaaaatGCAGAAGTTTATAAACCCACGGTTAGGTCGTGGGGAATGTTTCCTAGGCCACAAAATATTTCAAAGGCG TATGGTGGTGGAAGAAATATACGCCGTGGTGGAGAGACTCAAAGTGCTGAAGAAAAGGCAGCCAAGGATAAGCGCACCAGAGAGCTAATATCTGCATATAGGAATCGACAAAACATGATAATCGATGCAAAGACAAAGGCAGAGTGCACCGAG ACTgaacttcatggaatggctgcCTTGCAGTGGTCCATCTGTCTAGATTCACTCTGCAG GTCCAAGGAAGCAATGAGCATGTATAGCAAACTCAAAAACCATCCAAACTCTGAGATTAGCaagaaagcaaacatgtttATGTTCAGCTTTCAG GCAATGGATTTTATGAAGGTCAGCAGCACACCTTTGCCCAAAAGCACGGGCTACGAGACGTACTTCAACAAATTTCGCGGCCAGAAGAATTACTACGCTAGTCTAGACGAACCTGACGTGGGAATCGACCAGATCATCCCATACATGTTATTTCTTGTTTCCCCTATATTTCTAGTTGCTTTTGTTGCTCTGAGAAAATCCTTTCAACTATAA